One Natronosalvus halobius genomic region harbors:
- a CDS encoding ArsR family transcriptional regulator: MLTEGEVRALTALHGEQTVSELATNLDRSLSYTSELVERLETAGFVETHRQGKTKQIRLSDAKALELLTGLTQQYSHIDWPELLSGAAIRVCYYLDTPRTAIDLARHADVHRSTVHRALAPLQHRGIVYQTDDGAYALNDGFEQLSAFARELAHHVHRQTVEAQTDTYTIMWESLDEFLVQTTTEIIEEHFVPTGPDQFQRYGLPLLARDRRYYLYSETTSDLTPETLCCHMLVIDSGARTQSYCLLLLSHVDIDRDELRTQSVTYGVDDVVDELCTYLDTSGDQRTSRLPEWKDFQELAEEYEVTL, encoded by the coding sequence ATGCTCACAGAAGGCGAGGTTCGCGCCCTTACTGCCCTCCACGGTGAGCAGACGGTCTCTGAACTCGCAACGAATCTCGATCGGAGTCTCAGCTACACCTCAGAACTCGTCGAACGGCTCGAAACAGCTGGCTTCGTCGAGACACACCGACAGGGAAAAACAAAGCAGATTCGACTGTCGGACGCAAAGGCACTCGAGTTACTCACGGGCCTCACGCAGCAGTATTCACACATCGACTGGCCTGAGCTGTTGTCAGGGGCAGCCATCCGTGTTTGCTACTACCTCGATACCCCACGGACCGCAATCGATCTCGCACGCCATGCCGACGTCCACAGAAGTACCGTCCACCGTGCACTTGCCCCACTTCAGCATCGTGGAATTGTCTACCAAACCGACGACGGTGCGTACGCACTGAATGACGGCTTCGAACAGCTGAGTGCATTCGCTCGTGAGCTTGCCCATCACGTCCACCGCCAGACTGTCGAAGCACAGACCGACACGTACACGATTATGTGGGAATCCCTCGACGAGTTCCTTGTCCAGACGACTACTGAGATCATTGAGGAACACTTCGTTCCGACAGGGCCAGACCAATTCCAGCGATATGGTCTCCCGCTGTTGGCACGTGACCGTCGATACTACCTCTATTCGGAGACGACGAGTGATCTCACCCCAGAGACACTGTGCTGCCACATGCTCGTGATCGATTCGGGTGCACGGACTCAATCATACTGCCTGCTCCTGCTCAGCCACGTCGACATCGACCGCGACGAACTTCGAACCCAATCTGTCACGTACGGAGTTGACGACGTCGTCGACGAGCTTTGCACATATCTCGACACCAGCGGTGACCAGCGGACGTCGCGACTCCCTGAGTGGAAGGACTTCCAGGAACTGGCTGAGGAGTACGAGGTGACGCTATGA
- a CDS encoding DUF6036 family nucleotidyltransferase, translating into MRARFDSAYIRSELERIGQQLDTPLTAFLIGGGSMAFRGLKETTKDIDLIVSGGDDLSQLQAVLLELRYDIVQEPDEEYEELGAQRILENDDGCRIDVFNQQVIGKLILSPGIRERSERYLNPGHLVVDLVSPEDTFLFKAVAGRVDDIEDMFSLMQTGLEFDVIEDELTAQIELLEQELFVTYVNEALTDLTEQHNVTTPLHGPVAEITERVYEELEVLHALDESKPMADLQQELDRPATDIQEIVRRLEEKDALVVTDGRVERRSTTI; encoded by the coding sequence ATGAGGGCGCGGTTCGATAGCGCATACATTCGCTCAGAACTCGAGCGCATCGGTCAGCAGCTGGACACCCCACTCACCGCCTTCTTAATTGGCGGTGGATCGATGGCGTTTCGCGGGCTCAAAGAGACGACCAAAGATATCGACCTCATCGTCTCCGGAGGAGACGATCTGAGTCAGTTACAAGCGGTGCTCCTCGAACTGAGATATGATATCGTCCAGGAGCCGGACGAAGAGTACGAAGAACTCGGTGCCCAACGAATCCTCGAGAACGATGATGGATGTCGAATCGACGTTTTCAACCAGCAGGTGATTGGCAAACTGATTCTGTCTCCAGGCATTCGTGAGCGGAGCGAACGGTATCTCAATCCTGGGCATCTCGTGGTCGACCTCGTGAGTCCAGAAGACACCTTCCTGTTCAAAGCCGTCGCCGGTCGAGTGGACGACATTGAGGATATGTTTTCGTTGATGCAGACCGGCCTCGAGTTCGACGTCATCGAAGACGAACTCACCGCGCAGATTGAACTCCTAGAGCAAGAACTGTTCGTGACCTACGTGAACGAGGCGTTGACTGATCTCACCGAACAACACAACGTAACGACGCCGTTGCATGGTCCAGTTGCAGAGATTACCGAGCGCGTCTACGAGGAACTCGAAGTGCTTCACGCCCTTGATGAATCGAAACCGATGGCTGACCTGCAACAGGAACTTGACCGTCCTGCAACGGACATACAGGAGATTGTGAGACGTCTCGAAGAGAAAGACGCCCTCGTAGTAACCGATGGTCGCGTAGAACGTCGCTCAACAACAATCTGA
- a CDS encoding RNA-guided endonuclease InsQ/TnpB family protein, with amino-acid sequence MEPTVKYRAHPETEEDKESALYQINLNREVYNHALTQYYNPAPEHDKPTYTTLQNKLPEWKGEFPKWVEAHSKALQMAVRRIYWARDALDELETRGHNVGGLTWKRPHDFRSVTYNQSGFDVDSNTGRDGHATLELSKIGTFDIEYHRPLPDDANIKQVILKQEKSGKWFVSIVLDTEPEYPEPPEPSTIDVEDTVGIDLGILAFTHDSDGIAVTPPEFSEDIKRIDKRHRELSGKDHGSNNWEKARRRLAEAYEDLRNKFKDFREKLARAYTRDFDAVFLEDLNTRGLLRLSSNGRNIALMSWYETIQTFKRHGRKNGCHVITVPPEGTTKRCAKCSVETAKPLWVREHSCPACGFEADRDRNAAFEVQKLGLKELGVDYSLDVLLGLGESESTPAETATAVDTREVSASRVVETGSLPSRNAGRPASPHAG; translated from the coding sequence GTGGAGCCGACGGTCAAGTACCGAGCGCACCCTGAAACTGAGGAAGACAAAGAGTCAGCACTCTATCAAATTAATCTCAACCGGGAAGTCTACAACCATGCGCTCACCCAGTACTACAACCCGGCTCCCGAACACGACAAACCAACGTACACAACCCTACAAAACAAGCTTCCTGAGTGGAAGGGCGAATTCCCCAAGTGGGTCGAAGCGCATTCGAAAGCCCTGCAAATGGCAGTGCGGCGCATCTACTGGGCGAGAGACGCACTCGACGAACTCGAAACGCGAGGGCATAACGTGGGTGGCTTGACGTGGAAGCGGCCACACGATTTCCGTAGTGTCACGTACAACCAATCCGGATTTGACGTGGATAGTAACACGGGCCGGGATGGACATGCGACGCTGGAACTCTCGAAAATCGGCACCTTCGACATCGAATATCACCGTCCACTTCCCGACGACGCCAACATCAAACAGGTCATTCTCAAGCAGGAGAAATCGGGAAAATGGTTTGTCAGTATCGTCCTCGATACGGAACCAGAGTATCCAGAGCCACCCGAGCCCTCGACCATTGACGTCGAGGACACGGTGGGCATCGACCTTGGCATCCTCGCGTTCACGCACGACTCGGACGGAATCGCTGTGACGCCGCCAGAGTTCAGCGAGGACATCAAACGCATTGACAAGCGCCACCGCGAACTCTCAGGCAAAGACCACGGGTCGAACAACTGGGAGAAAGCGCGGCGGCGACTCGCCGAAGCATACGAAGACTTGCGAAACAAGTTCAAGGACTTCCGCGAGAAACTCGCTCGGGCATACACCCGCGATTTCGACGCCGTGTTTCTCGAAGACCTGAATACCCGAGGATTACTCCGCTTGTCATCGAACGGGCGAAACATCGCATTGATGTCATGGTATGAGACGATTCAAACGTTCAAACGCCACGGCCGAAAGAACGGCTGTCACGTTATCACTGTGCCTCCTGAGGGGACGACGAAGCGCTGTGCAAAGTGTAGCGTGGAGACCGCGAAGCCACTGTGGGTACGTGAACACTCGTGCCCAGCGTGCGGATTCGAGGCCGACCGCGATAGGAACGCGGCGTTTGAAGTGCAGAAGTTGGGGTTGAAGGAGTTGGGGGTCGACTATTCTCTTGACGTCCTGTTAGGGCTGGGAGAGTCCGAATCAACGCCTGCGGAGACTGCAACCGCTGTGGATACCCGTGAGGTATCTGCAAGTCGCGTCGTAGAAACAGGAAGCCTGCCGTCGCGAAACGCAGGACGCCCCGCGTCACCGCACGCGGGGTAA
- a CDS encoding endonuclease/exonuclease/phosphatase family protein, producing MIALFWNIQGAWPGAPRERVRNQIDFIAEYDDQPDILFFQEVSRYRTEIREYLAEIGYHTIEDTLDWASELGDSTVQPHQDISHTNGNLTAVRGEAGLTWKPLDILGEDFDDVDVKNLNTHYPEKILVTDYEVEGQTIECWNVRAVPGSMKGEEKIKILETVFQRIVDSEERLRLLAGDFNTPDEELCDGQAITHIQDKDPRIRHRWRNAELNILKGLGHAGIIDTFRAIHGFGELDVLDVSHATRTDDPLDVPEGGS from the coding sequence ATGATCGCCCTCTTCTGGAATATCCAGGGTGCGTGGCCGGGTGCTCCCAGAGAGCGGGTTCGGAATCAAATTGATTTCATTGCTGAATACGACGATCAACCCGATATCCTGTTCTTCCAGGAAGTCAGCAGATATCGCACCGAGATCCGCGAATACCTCGCTGAGATTGGCTATCATACAATCGAAGACACGCTCGATTGGGCATCGGAACTGGGCGACAGTACTGTCCAACCCCACCAGGATATCTCGCATACAAATGGCAATCTGACCGCCGTTCGAGGCGAAGCTGGGCTCACTTGGAAACCGCTTGATATCCTTGGGGAGGACTTCGATGACGTGGATGTGAAGAATCTGAACACACATTATCCAGAGAAAATTCTAGTAACTGACTACGAGGTCGAGGGTCAGACGATCGAGTGCTGGAACGTCAGAGCCGTTCCCGGGAGTATGAAAGGTGAAGAAAAGATCAAGATTCTCGAAACAGTCTTCCAACGGATTGTCGATTCCGAAGAACGACTTCGACTACTCGCGGGTGATTTCAATACTCCTGACGAGGAACTATGCGACGGGCAGGCGATTACGCATATCCAGGACAAAGACCCAAGAATTCGCCATCGGTGGCGCAATGCCGAGTTGAATATTCTCAAGGGATTGGGCCACGCTGGAATAATCGATACGTTTCGAGCCATCCATGGGTTCGGTGAACTCGATGTGTTGGACGTGAGCCACGCGACTCGTACGGACGACCCATTAGATGTTCCAGAGGGGGGAAGTTAG
- a CDS encoding type II toxin-antitoxin system PemK/MazF family toxin: protein MSYQRGDVVWGPDPFKSGENPRPWLILNNDTHPFGDEQYMTVTLTTTPHDETVPIEGSDWVEGGMPRQSYASPWSVASPKHAALIRRQGRLDESFVQTVIDELETYLDPPADAR, encoded by the coding sequence ATGAGCTATCAGCGTGGGGACGTCGTCTGGGGGCCGGATCCGTTCAAGTCGGGTGAGAACCCGCGTCCGTGGCTGATCCTGAACAACGACACGCACCCGTTCGGCGACGAACAGTATATGACGGTCACGCTGACGACCACTCCCCACGACGAAACGGTCCCAATCGAGGGTTCTGACTGGGTGGAAGGTGGAATGCCACGCCAGAGCTACGCCTCGCCCTGGTCGGTTGCGTCACCGAAGCACGCTGCACTCATCCGTCGACAGGGTCGTCTCGATGAATCGTTCGTCCAGACCGTCATCGACGAGCTGGAGACGTATCTCGACCCGCCAGCCGACGCTCGCTAG
- a CDS encoding MarR family transcriptional regulator, which yields MPIDIETFESSPEDRLQHSGETNADRVMQFLAAHPDQAFTQSEIRDATDVKAGSISVVLSRLEDRGLVRHKGTYWALGEDDDVAAHISLLESTRAANDRFGEEDMDEWLEHAVDDEDEATE from the coding sequence ATGCCCATCGACATCGAGACGTTCGAATCTTCCCCCGAGGACCGCCTCCAGCACTCCGGGGAGACGAACGCCGATCGCGTCATGCAGTTTCTCGCTGCCCATCCCGATCAGGCGTTCACCCAAAGCGAAATTCGGGATGCGACCGACGTCAAAGCGGGGAGCATCAGCGTCGTCCTCTCTCGGCTCGAGGATCGGGGACTCGTCCGGCATAAGGGCACCTACTGGGCGCTCGGTGAGGATGACGACGTCGCGGCGCACATCAGTTTGCTCGAGAGTACGCGGGCGGCCAATGACCGCTTCGGCGAGGAAGACATGGACGAGTGGTTGGAGCACGCAGTCGACGACGAGGACGAGGCGACTGAATGA
- a CDS encoding DUF7558 family protein, whose product MQQTLSGCAFCDALPGSERGIAITWGKDEQVSHPICVDCADQEHPNLGERDHHACDSCGLVVDTLTALTRFRVELGHLEGPLQLCVRCSPTGPVTYWTRDLETHVVDE is encoded by the coding sequence ATGCAGCAGACGCTTTCGGGATGTGCGTTCTGCGATGCGCTTCCCGGGTCGGAGCGTGGCATCGCCATTACCTGGGGTAAAGATGAGCAAGTTTCGCATCCCATCTGCGTCGACTGTGCCGACCAGGAGCATCCCAATCTCGGCGAGCGTGATCACCACGCCTGTGATAGCTGTGGCCTCGTCGTCGACACGCTCACTGCACTCACGCGATTTCGTGTTGAACTCGGGCATCTCGAAGGGCCCTTGCAGCTGTGTGTTCGCTGTAGCCCTACTGGCCCCGTGACGTATTGGACACGGGACCTCGAAACACATGTCGTCGATGAATAG
- a CDS encoding PadR family transcriptional regulator has translation MHDLTGFQRDLLYVIAGADQPSGTMVKEEVGQYYSTEINHGRLYPNLDTLVNRELVEKGQRDRRTNYYALADAGIQQIQERHEWEAQYVDL, from the coding sequence ATGCACGACCTCACAGGATTTCAGCGAGACCTGTTGTACGTGATCGCCGGTGCCGACCAGCCCTCCGGAACGATGGTAAAAGAAGAAGTGGGACAGTATTACAGCACCGAGATCAATCATGGGCGGCTCTACCCGAATCTCGACACGCTGGTCAACAGGGAACTAGTCGAGAAAGGGCAACGTGATCGACGAACAAATTACTATGCGCTGGCCGACGCCGGAATACAACAGATTCAGGAACGCCACGAATGGGAAGCTCAGTACGTTGATTTGTGA
- a CDS encoding HalOD1 output domain-containing protein yields MTPGYEEFDYDSSTVVEHRCGESTPASIAVVQAIGAIEGVDPTEAPEELGFTLYDHVDPEALDAMVEDGSRTGGVTIEFSLEGHRVLITDTGLIRVQPTE; encoded by the coding sequence ATGACCCCAGGGTATGAGGAATTCGACTACGATTCATCCACCGTGGTCGAACACAGATGTGGTGAATCGACCCCGGCTAGTATCGCCGTCGTCCAGGCAATTGGGGCGATTGAAGGGGTTGATCCAACAGAGGCACCGGAAGAGCTTGGCTTCACCCTCTACGACCACGTAGATCCCGAAGCCCTCGATGCGATGGTCGAAGATGGAAGTCGCACGGGTGGAGTCACCATTGAATTCTCACTCGAAGGCCATCGTGTCTTGATCACGGACACCGGTCTCATCCGGGTGCAACCAACGGAGTAA
- a CDS encoding DUF7344 domain-containing protein, which yields MSLDALAITLGQGSHESEEHIAVQLRHSTLPRLSESGLIEYDARSQTIRYWGNPMVEEVLETISEFPTQHVEI from the coding sequence ATGTCACTTGATGCCCTTGCAATCACGCTTGGTCAGGGGAGTCACGAAAGCGAAGAACACATCGCCGTTCAATTACGCCATTCAACGCTCCCCCGCCTCAGCGAGAGCGGACTCATTGAGTATGACGCGAGGAGTCAAACGATTCGATACTGGGGGAACCCGATGGTTGAGGAGGTGTTAGAGACGATTTCAGAATTCCCCACACAGCACGTCGAGATCTAA
- a CDS encoding nuclear transport factor 2 family protein, which translates to MPGETEKPNTERVQELYDSFGKGDFEAIRNIMDPDVELHEPKGIAGGGTHHGFDEIVENVFSRVGTEWEDVSVAPERYVEDDDTVVVLLTWSGTSTKTGKSVEYPNAHVFDFEEGKIIQWRSYADTALFNAALEA; encoded by the coding sequence ATGCCTGGAGAGACAGAGAAGCCCAATACCGAGAGAGTACAGGAACTATACGATTCGTTTGGCAAGGGTGATTTCGAGGCCATACGAAACATCATGGATCCAGATGTGGAGTTACACGAACCAAAGGGGATTGCTGGCGGGGGAACACACCACGGATTCGACGAGATTGTTGAGAACGTCTTTTCCAGGGTAGGAACTGAGTGGGAGGATGTTTCGGTCGCCCCAGAGCGGTACGTTGAGGACGATGATACCGTTGTTGTACTTCTCACTTGGAGTGGTACGTCTACCAAGACGGGAAAGTCAGTCGAATACCCGAACGCGCACGTCTTCGATTTCGAGGAGGGGAAGATCATTCAGTGGAGATCATACGCTGACACCGCGTTGTTCAACGCCGCGCTCGAAGCGTGA
- a CDS encoding MBL fold metallo-hydrolase has product MSHQRTLKQPEEGSTASNDGSLVDQPLVVTPLGGAREVGRSCYHVQTPELDLLVDCGLNQGSGGQFPKLREIDEGQIDAVFLTHAHIDHSGGLPVLEHRDLLAADAPLITTRPTTALCHTLLHDSINIHEEQARQQGRKQQFTRDDVHDVLERFKPHRYGTHTLSRDLPRIDTLADFEYKLGGAGHLLGSAWLAIEYGGRRVVFSGDIGGRSAHLPDWEAPPSADTLFLESTYGDRQQHRSLKSARNQLYQESLDAVKNGIPVLIPTFAVGRAQEVMQIFRERFPHEPDDIQEKLEVIYDGMARDATAAYHAYSIGEFVNEKINNWRMNAQDNEPFLPDCAWYPENNSERAPILDGDNAPIIVAPSGMLTGGTSPLYLTALAEKYDEARVFLIGHQAEGTPGKVLQDASGTHVEVSLPVTPFTDLDLEADDSGNTTVTIPTSWIQTISGFSGHCARQVLSEFAQDVDAKHVALVHGPSAAQKECRNYLDKKLNADVVSRAIMGTPIPVYGATSGKLTNVDLSDGAATAATVRPQSEVDTDHVTDTLVDDDESSSEFETENLETEQEVELSVGERIDVLEEKIKQLEAELVAARHEGRWTEGELRRLIRSELDSGSTIPGSVSDPPFKEHTLDALLEIDGIGTNILENLNENGYQSIAGIKSASISDLTNVDGIGKKIATRMLEQTRRES; this is encoded by the coding sequence ATGAGTCATCAACGGACACTCAAACAGCCAGAAGAGGGAAGTACAGCTTCCAATGATGGTAGCCTCGTTGACCAACCTCTTGTGGTTACTCCATTGGGTGGGGCTAGAGAAGTCGGTCGATCTTGTTATCATGTCCAAACGCCGGAGTTGGATCTCCTTGTTGACTGTGGACTCAATCAGGGCTCCGGTGGTCAGTTTCCAAAACTGAGGGAGATCGACGAAGGACAGATTGACGCCGTATTTCTCACGCATGCCCATATCGATCACTCAGGAGGACTTCCAGTACTGGAGCATCGCGACCTTCTCGCAGCTGATGCCCCTCTTATCACGACACGACCGACAACGGCACTTTGCCATACTCTTCTCCACGATTCAATTAACATTCATGAGGAACAGGCCCGCCAACAGGGCCGAAAGCAACAATTCACCAGAGATGACGTCCATGACGTTCTTGAGCGGTTTAAACCACATCGCTACGGAACCCATACCCTCTCTCGAGATCTCCCTCGAATCGATACCCTCGCTGATTTCGAATACAAACTCGGTGGAGCAGGCCATCTGCTTGGTAGTGCTTGGCTCGCCATTGAATACGGTGGCCGTCGCGTTGTGTTCTCTGGTGATATTGGGGGTCGATCAGCTCATCTTCCTGATTGGGAGGCGCCTCCATCTGCAGATACGCTCTTCTTGGAGAGTACTTATGGGGACCGCCAGCAACACCGCTCGTTAAAATCAGCACGGAACCAACTCTATCAAGAATCCTTGGACGCTGTGAAGAACGGTATTCCGGTTCTCATTCCAACCTTCGCTGTGGGACGAGCCCAAGAAGTGATGCAGATATTCCGCGAACGCTTTCCGCACGAGCCAGATGATATCCAGGAGAAACTGGAGGTTATCTACGATGGGATGGCACGAGACGCCACTGCTGCCTATCATGCCTATTCTATTGGGGAATTCGTCAATGAAAAGATCAATAACTGGCGGATGAACGCTCAAGACAACGAGCCCTTTCTTCCGGACTGTGCATGGTACCCAGAAAATAATTCTGAGCGTGCCCCAATCCTCGATGGTGACAACGCCCCGATTATCGTCGCACCTTCTGGAATGCTTACTGGGGGCACCTCACCGCTGTATCTTACTGCACTTGCGGAAAAATATGATGAGGCACGTGTTTTCTTAATTGGTCACCAGGCGGAGGGGACACCAGGAAAAGTCCTGCAAGATGCTTCAGGGACCCACGTAGAAGTATCTCTCCCAGTAACACCATTCACTGATCTGGATCTTGAGGCCGACGACAGCGGCAATACCACAGTAACGATCCCAACGTCTTGGATCCAAACCATCTCTGGTTTTAGCGGACACTGCGCTCGTCAAGTTCTGTCTGAGTTCGCTCAGGATGTCGACGCAAAGCATGTCGCACTTGTCCACGGACCAAGTGCTGCTCAGAAAGAGTGCAGAAACTACCTTGATAAGAAGCTCAACGCAGATGTCGTAAGTCGGGCTATAATGGGAACGCCAATTCCCGTTTATGGTGCTACTTCAGGGAAACTCACCAATGTTGATCTAAGTGATGGGGCTGCCACTGCTGCAACCGTCCGCCCCCAAAGTGAGGTTGATACAGACCATGTTACAGATACGCTTGTCGATGACGATGAATCGAGTAGCGAATTTGAGACCGAGAACCTAGAGACAGAGCAGGAGGTAGAGCTGAGTGTTGGAGAGCGCATTGACGTATTGGAGGAGAAAATAAAGCAACTTGAAGCAGAATTGGTGGCTGCCCGTCACGAGGGCCGATGGACTGAGGGCGAACTTCGACGGCTTATTCGCTCGGAACTAGATAGCGGGTCTACGATCCCCGGGAGTGTCAGTGACCCTCCATTTAAGGAACACACGCTTGATGCTCTCTTAGAAATCGACGGGATAGGGACAAATATCCTCGAGAATCTCAATGAGAACGGGTATCAGTCAATAGCTGGTATCAAGAGTGCTTCTATATCAGATCTAACTAACGTTGATGGGATAGGCAAAAAGATCGCCACTAGGATGTTGGAACAAACGCGTAGAGAGTCCTGA
- a CDS encoding DUF7342 family protein, with protein sequence MDDWTETMTARDRIEAVALTLREPRSVNWIKEQAEVGSWETTKSQLEYLTDAGQLTTVEIDGDIRYKIDPMRAYLDHIQELVVENTKDELRDELEAIASEIAEWKREYDVDSLQELEASLGDELPPEEVQDRRKVISYWEENEHHRQLLTNALGLYDDLSAQDHGSDPSQPQHAD encoded by the coding sequence ATGGATGACTGGACTGAAACGATGACTGCTCGAGACCGGATCGAAGCTGTTGCCCTCACACTCCGCGAGCCGAGGTCGGTCAACTGGATCAAAGAGCAAGCAGAGGTTGGATCCTGGGAGACAACGAAATCTCAACTCGAGTATCTTACTGATGCAGGCCAGCTTACGACCGTCGAGATTGACGGCGATATACGCTACAAGATCGATCCAATGCGGGCGTACCTCGATCATATCCAAGAGCTTGTCGTTGAGAATACGAAAGACGAGCTTCGAGACGAACTGGAGGCAATCGCCTCAGAAATTGCAGAGTGGAAGCGCGAATACGATGTTGATTCACTGCAAGAGCTCGAGGCATCGCTTGGAGATGAGCTCCCTCCAGAAGAGGTCCAGGATCGACGAAAGGTGATCTCTTACTGGGAGGAAAACGAGCACCATCGCCAGCTACTCACCAACGCACTTGGGCTATACGACGATCTTTCGGCACAAGACCACGGTTCAGACCCCAGCCAACCTCAACACGCCGACTGA
- a CDS encoding FaeA/PapI family transcriptional regulator, whose product MHLISSTHFATTPPTSRNALRTSAFEWTVSTIHFVVYPSLLPIHFVVRRLISVHYVVKGMSRNDRGEYSPTVTDEEILAFIAREDRPIQTAQSVGDQFGIDRSQAYRRLQRLADDGTLEKSKVGGRAVVWWLSTGSKRASEATISDVNPDDPIFDRETFEAGEPANTSENIDDILYSDAESA is encoded by the coding sequence GTGCATCTCATATCCTCGACACATTTCGCCACCACGCCGCCGACCTCCCGGAACGCGTTGAGGACGTCGGCCTTTGAGTGGACTGTCTCTACCATACACTTTGTAGTGTATCCGTCCCTTCTCCCCATACACTTTGTGGTGCGCAGACTTATATCGGTTCACTACGTAGTGAAGGGTATGAGCCGAAATGACCGAGGTGAGTATTCACCGACGGTAACGGACGAGGAGATCCTCGCGTTCATCGCTCGCGAGGATCGCCCAATTCAGACAGCGCAGTCAGTCGGTGATCAGTTCGGTATTGATCGCTCGCAGGCCTATCGACGGCTCCAACGCCTCGCCGATGACGGCACACTCGAGAAATCAAAAGTCGGGGGGAGAGCTGTCGTGTGGTGGCTCTCCACCGGGAGCAAGCGGGCGAGCGAAGCAACGATCAGCGACGTCAACCCAGACGACCCGATATTTGATCGCGAAACCTTCGAAGCGGGGGAGCCGGCCAACACCTCTGAGAACATCGACGATATCCTCTATAGTGACGCCGAGTCGGCATGA
- a CDS encoding type II toxin-antitoxin system VapC family toxin: protein MSQGTPIPLFVDTGGFYAAYVEDDANHTRASAVFDAIRAGEYGPIFTSRYVLAELATVILYRKSHHHAVSTLKEIRASETINVVPVTGAMFDAAYERFVKYDDQEIAFFEHLGGALAREYEIEYVFTFDPSDFHTMGLTVVPDDPGEGPRHE from the coding sequence ATGAGTCAGGGCACACCCATTCCGTTATTCGTCGACACGGGCGGTTTCTACGCGGCGTATGTCGAGGACGATGCCAACCATACTCGAGCTTCAGCTGTGTTCGACGCGATTCGGGCCGGTGAGTACGGACCGATTTTCACGAGCCGGTACGTGCTCGCCGAGCTCGCAACCGTGATCCTTTACCGGAAGAGCCACCACCACGCTGTCTCGACACTCAAGGAGATCCGAGCTTCAGAGACGATCAATGTGGTCCCCGTGACTGGTGCCATGTTCGACGCAGCATACGAACGCTTCGTCAAGTACGATGACCAAGAGATTGCGTTCTTCGAGCACCTTGGCGGTGCACTCGCTCGCGAATATGAGATTGAGTACGTATTCACGTTCGACCCGAGCGATTTCCACACGATGGGACTCACTGTTGTTCCAGACGATCCAGGAGAAGGACCTCGTCACGAATGA